TTCTTGCATTTGTGGTAAAATTTTCAACTAATGACCTTAGTATCTGCCAATGCCTTTGCTAATTCTTGATCAGTGCAAATCAGACCTGCATTACATCTCCACAAATAACCCTTTTCTTCCCATATTCTTATTTTCTATTGATAAAAATGATGATCTACATCTACTTGTTTTtggatatttcataataaataatagAAGAACAGTATCTCTGTTTCTGTATATTGTATGCCTCTTTGTAATCAGATTATGGTTTCCACGCAGCGAACATAGTCTGCTATAATGTTGGATTTTCTTCTCTGACTGTTAGATATGAAGGTTCTAAAAGCATAAATGTGAAGTGAGATTTTAACAATCAATGTCTGATTAACAGATGCAAGAGGTCTTTGTTATGTTGTGTGTTATTGGCACTCTAATCTATTGCAATATGTATATAAATACTATGCCGCTAGTTAGTTGCTTTTGCTCTATGCAAGAAACTGTTTAGGATTAGGCACAAGAGTATTGTTTTTATGTTGTACATGCACGTTGACATTAATGATATGTATTAGTGCAACATTGTCCTAAATGAGTGAAGTATATATCCATTTCACTCATTTTGGTATTTGAGTTCTTCATTGTAACTATTTGGTTCTTTTACCTATTTTTGTTATGTATCAGATCATTCATTGCCATACCCATGCATGCAAAAAATCAGAAATGACAAAAGCAACAATATTTTTTCATTGCCATGTCTCAATTAGAAACATTTTCTCCTTTATTACTACACTATATGAGGCATACAAGGTCCTTAGAAAAGTGGGAAAGGATGGCTGTTTACTAAATGATTGTTGTTATAATGTGATTACTCAAGGTTTTCTGCAGCAAAAGGATTTTCCAGGGCCAATAAGACGTTAATGAAATGGTAGATATGGATTATGGAATGCTTTAGTGATGTGCTGATAGTATAGTTGTCGTCTGCTAACATATGTTTTGAAAAAGACACTTAGATTTGCCGAAGGTCACTGAGGTGGAATGTGTAGTGAAATTTTCGTATTTAATGTTGCTCTTAAGGATGGAAGGAAATGGAAGTAATTTGTATTCCACCTGTAAGCTATTCTTACTTTGATCAGATAGAATGATGTGGACATAATGCAACCTACTTCCTGCTTTTGCTTGATATGGATACCCATTAATAAGAAATCCTCCAATTCAAAACCCATATGATATAGTTGACTGTTGTAATTTTGTAAGAAAATTCAACAGGTAAGGTTAGTGATAGAAGGACCTGCCTGGCAGAACCACCTATAGGTGATGTTGGAATGATTCAAGAGGCTGATATGGAGGTATGCAGATCAGTAAAGTATCTGATTTCTGCATGAAGCATCTATAAGAATAGCAATTTGACTTTTTCTTTCCCCTACTTCTCTTTCCTTTCCACGCACATTTAGCAGCTAAGAATTCCGCTTCTGTTATTCACTCGGCCCAGTAGTGCCTGTCCGTATAAAGTGGTTAGTTTTTGCagtgccatttttcttcttatcttcttatgattgaattgaaaatgaaatcAAATACCTCAGTAAGATGTTATGCAATTTCAAGTACAAGGAATTATCCATTTCTAGTagcatttttttttagttttctgATGTAAAAATAGAGATGTTGATTCTAACAAAATGTCCATAAATTAGTGCATTGTGAGACCATATTCGTTGCGTGATTGAAATGGCCGATGGCCTGCTGCTTGGCTTCTTGCTAATGGCCATCGTTAGCTTTTTGCTAAAAAAGGGATAATGGCAGTCACTTTAGTTGCAGTCCTGGTATTAAGCGAGTTGCGAAAGAAGGATTGCATTGCCACCTGATAGAACAATCTACCCCCTATTCACACAGAAGTGTGCAGATCCCTCAGTAGTTCCAATGTCAGGGTTGTCTTATGTTATGCTTGCAGATCCAAATATGCATCTCAGGTAAGGCCTCTATTTTGCGGTTCCAGTAAACCAGTTTATGCAAGCATCATTGTTGTTATCTTTAAATGTATAGCACCTATGCACAAATCAGACAATCAAACAATACAAGCAAATTGATGTCCAAAATTCGGCTATATCTTTTGTGACGTTGATGGTAATATAATCAAATTTCATTTTTGCAATTGTGTAGATTCATGGTTTGTTGCATCTTTAGGGATTAGATCATCAGATTAGTGAAGAGGCTGAAGCTAAAATGGAGGAACTGTAGAGAGCCTTGGTGCTGGAGAAATTGCAGAAGACTAATAGGAAAAGATACTTCTTTTGTCATCCAAAGCTGCACAAACTTTTTCCAGATGGACATGTTTGATTCTTTAATGTTTCTTGGGCACCAAAATTTGATTTAGGTGAGACGTTAGAGATCAAAACATATAATGTCTTCAATCTACTGAGACTATTTAGAATTAAAAGGATGCTATTATGTATGGATAAAATGCAATGATTCAATTCGATTGTTCATACTGTATAGTTCAATTCATGGTTCAGTTGACTgcatgatgcttctcataatgctCATCTGATGCTGTAGAAATTTGAGTATGAAAGAAATGATAGAGACAAGGAAGGAAATGAGGGATGAAAGAGAAGTTCCAGACTTGCTGAGAAAATGGCAACGTTTCTGCAAAGAGATTCAGCAGAAACAGAAGGGTCATGTAACTATTTGCTTTTCCAACTTGCCAATTGCAGTTGCATCAAACAATGAACATACAACTTCCAAGTTATACTCTAATTAATAACTCAGTATAACTGCCTGCCTGGCTTTGGTCCAGTGGCAAGAGCATAATGAACTTGGGGCCACGTCTTCGGTTTGATTCCCCCCTCCCCCTTAAGATATAATTTTACGCGTATAATAGATTCCAACAGCTCTATCATTTTCTTTTCAGACAGAGGCTCTCCATTAGAAGACCTGCTGCTGATGTTGTCCTACATTTTCAAACGAAGTGTCGTTTAATAAAATTGCTTTTTTCTTTTCGTTTTTGCCTTAAAAcgatctctctctgtctctcctcTCTGTGTAGAGGGTAAAATGTACCCGACACAACATCGATGCAAAACTCTatctcccttcctggtggcaaccctggaagctcctctgggaagacatccatatattctctgacaacaggaacattttccttgCTGACACCTTCCACagaggtatctctcaccaatgccaaatacccttggcatccacgcctcaacattttcctAGCACTAATTgccgacaccaagttatatggagccacgctcctgtcaccatcaaagctaaactcttccacaccaggtatgtggaagtacacctttttgttcctgcagtctaaggtggcgtaatgagttgccaaccaatccatccccaagattacatcaaaatccattactggtaaaggaaccaagtctgctgggaggatctttccatccactactactgggctacccggaaataccatgtctacttctatgttgtcactaagtggggtagctactgacaaagggcactctaaagttgtagggtttctacccaatctcatggcaaacacaggggagacaaatgagtgcgtagcacccggatctattaaaacacgagcctcataataAGAATGTAAGAATACCGCCACAATCGtgcatttgaagcctgagcatcTGGTGGGtcgaggtgaaaacccgagcttgacccctaccctgagtggcgtaaccacgacatcgacttctacctctgaccgcctccaaatccacgcccttgtcctcggccttgtaatcgatcgccgccatgttggaagcacggATACTAttgtcgaggaacatttgcaatgaaCCATGTGACCCATCTGGCTCATCAAAACGCGATTCTAGCAAAGTGGCGGTTGGCCACACTGGCATACTcgaccccatcaaacaaggtaCTGAATGTCCTCTTCACACCTTGTacacggtgccaaagaggatctgaaCGAGCGAATCGCCTTGCCTGAATTACCCTTCTTTGATCCGTACTCGGTGCGAACCCTCGGATTTGTGTCTAACACCACTCCTCTTATTTACGCTTCTTCCTTCGTAGTAGTTTGACCACCACTGCTCAGTAGTAGCCATGGGTGGGACACACGAGAACCCTCTGCTGTTCTTCTTTGCTCTTCCATTGTCATCCACAGCAGAATCGATCTCTATCTGTCTCGCTCggccaaccaccacatcaaaagatcggACATCATGGCCGTGTTcgcatacctctgtcaagcccctttaggaatcttttcaccttcatctttTCTCAGTAGCTGcgagggcatatctgctcaattccgtaaattcagagcatattcatctctgCACTGCCGTttcgccttaaggcctcaaagcccATCGCTTTACGATCTCAAGCTTTACGCACGAACCGATTGatgaaaagttccacaaactgagcccatgtcaaaccctcaaGCCGAGGAAACACGTAgacattcatccattgtctatgcatgggccccatgacgtcCTGCATaaactctatcaatcttctatcaccaatctgTAATTACATTTCGccgctgcaggaatccaaaaccgatatgcatcgtcgacacatcataGGTACCTGCACCAACTTCAAGTTGATGATCCTGCTTGTAAGattcctcttggtgcggtggatcgcCATGCTGTGGAGGATGTACAATATACTGAGCCATCAAGTCGATGGTTCTCTGTGAAccagagtagctgccatggggtccatgggaccactGTGCCATAAGGACTGCTCAGATCAGGTTGGCCTCCTCTACttgagcgactctaggcctcctacccgcctCCTGGCAAAGGCCATCCtcgccgacacctcgtcagcacatcTGGTTCGTGctggctctcctgcttctacgcattttcctgaaattcagcagcattagcccacaacattcaaaactgcacattatacagctctatagactcatatttatacataacatatggagcagaaactagaagcaaagatgacaatgcaagacgaatgtggaccctatatttccgcatgtgactcctattagactcttcccaacactttagacaacattccctaagaatctggagcctaagctctgataccacatttgtcacgacccaacctatggccgGACTCAAGACTAGGACTCAgccacctaaagcccccgaggcccgtagtaagccttaactgctCATTTACTCCACTCGAGGCACATTGGGCCCAAATtaaagaaaccaaacggacagagtcctgccataaaatggactttccaacggggagtttttgactcacccgacctgtaaacacaataaatactcaattggggagctcagctcaccctccacatactcatcaacataaaataaatgggagctcagctccctcatccaatccatcaaacatacataacatatttaagtttacaggtccaacatgataaaagtattacagaccaaattcaaataaatactgctaacacatgcggaaattctaggagtaattaaaattacacaaacatggataaacaacctgcgaaggataaaagcaggttaacccagaacaaaatatcctcctgtggcctgtaaaaatttttgaacaggagtgagcgttcgactcagagagtaaaatatcaatcttaactataatctctataactatctgaaactaatgcaacctgtagagtgaaatgcaacattaacatcatattcacatcatagcatcaaaaaggtaatttggagcactcacacaccctgtaacatcattcatagtatatgggagctgatcccctatacagctctcttaaatccaatctggtgccagcgaagaactcagctcggacttccacttaaataccaaatcggggtcccagcgaagaactcaagccgtgtaccCCAGCGACCGTCccaataagaactcaagccgtgtctacccgtcctatcgaTAGTCctcaccacatcacacgcacgccaacgcacgcacactgctccaaattaccacaacaacactcatggcacattaacagttatcaatgcaacataattcgtgcctagagtttaactacataaatatatgcatataagtgatgcatgggcatgctgaacatataataatatcgaaattacagttaaaattaatattttactcacaaacttgacgacaaattaccgtgGACGGCcaaggaggaagaaggtcatcgctcacccgacaattatattacaattatttaatacaatactCAATACAAAAAAAAGATCAAGTACGCCCTAAGTCGCGTTTAAAAtccagagtctccctatacctaggacctacccaactcaaaagggctaaaaacgcacttctatattcacaatccatatatcagttcaatcatatcacacacctctccggcccatcaaatcaatcatccatcacaatacgaaaaatttcaatttagtccttattattgatcatttttgcaaaaactgcccaaacaagctctaaaaattataaaactttgccccacggtccttagcaatattactaagctattgcaaaaagaatcgtaattttctaagctaccacgaatattttatggatttttaatcctatttaagcactagaaaattaccaaaaagcaaggttcgggtttacctttgccgattccgacttcgagaACGCGCCGACGCtcgacaatgggggctagccaaaacctcggtccaattcgagacttttccgtgAACGTCCGTTCGCCCAAATTTGCGCAtcggtcaatcgccgaatttccgcgaatcgaggatacctacacgggcccataacacggggttagtacataaatttttcagaattttctaagctcatttaatgctcaaatTACATCgcggttccgtgggacccaccaaaaacgttgtcggaaaattttgaaattaatatcccgCTAAGCTcgtcgagtggagcgtgctggtagcctcggttttcgtgGATTCACgctttcgagaaatctagcccaaaagtcgaaatgggcgaaaatcttcccgagcaaaaatcggacaatccgctcgatggatttcggcgttcttggtgtctatggaaagctctcgccgagtagatgattttagacacaagacccgtccAATCGGTGGACGGACGGATTTGCGGAGAAAGGAGCTGACGCGCGGCaggagaggaggagagagaagaAAGAGGAAAGAGAGACGcgcggagaagaaaaaggaaaggagccggttcgattcgaccgtccgatccggtccggttcgattcggccgttcgattcaaatacaaaattttgaatttttactcgccggaccaaaacgaggtccaaatattccgaaaaaatttcagaaaattcagaaaaatacgtagactcaatatatatttttagttttgccacgtggtctttaaattaatttttaaaaatcatcaaagtttatattttcggaaaatcgaacccgatttttaaaatccgaaaaatctcaaaaaaattcctaaaatttaaataaaatttaaatatcaaaaatactcataattaataaaattttggggtgttacaagagtcattttaacaaatgatttattttattggcaatgaatattttggtttttgaaattttgattgaatttcaagatttccaaattctttgctaaaattttggtaaagtattgtatattatgttttaaatcatggttgtgcattactgagttcaccactcaacgatagttTTGTATCGTcataggtgaaagtaaagatagagcaacaAGTGAGATTTCCAGAGtgcgccttgaagactcattgggattaacttcgggtatattagaggtatacccttgtacattagattttgatgtatgcatgtaattatatgtatgtaaattagttgagcagttgtacaataacttttgtaatattattttgggtatgtaattaaaatgcaaattattgtaatatttaaatttatttttgagttttgtaatcaatgtaaataattaaatttttgtattttgtgaatgagaaattattcttttttttgaAATGAGATGCTTCGAATTGCGGTTGATTTTGAGTTGAGCTTCTTGTATgagattgtgagatgaaatggatttgtattggagttatggttgagtaaaaatattggaagtgtgtttcttttcaggttttgaagaactattttctcaaaatacagctggtactctactaaaatttttgtaaaaattacggtagttttaaatatctaaaaatttaatttgtgacttaatgtcaattaaatttttaatatttgtgaaaaaaatttacccaccaacttaaaaatgtatagaaattgttttaaaatcccttgtagtatatttaataggttgccggtaggcgaagtacggtaattcgttagatatactacgggatcatgttataccttacgaaGGAGTATGGTGTgacataaataaattttatttctttaactaTATTGATTATACTAATTGAATTTTCCCACTAGTgtgaataattataaaattatattaatacattatttaattaatattttaataaaaattaattttatcttatattttaGAGAATGTATGTGATTAATGTTCAACATGTCGTAAGATTATATATAGATACTTTCATTAAAATAGAAATATAGTtcttttattagttattttattCTCTCTCCATTTACTTTGAAATATTTGCAAAACGCTTgcctcttaatttttttttatatattttaagttTATCTTTTATTATACATTTTTTTATTCTCATTAATAAACATGTTTaatctatttatttatatatttatatgaggGAATCACTggaattttcaaaaatattcttattttttatattatttaaaatttatcttcttattatttaaattaattttgaattttatataaatttaaaatttaaaattttatttatatttaatttgcatttaattaattaagtttatgGTGCTTTTAAATTGCATTTGTATTATATTGTTTGTCTGTTGCAACtctttgtttaatttttttaatttaaagtatgaaaataaaatgattttttcATGCCACTAATATGACTTCACGTTATTCCTTTAGCAACAAAAAGCACAAGATTAAGATTGGGAAATATATTGaaatttgatataattttttttttaaagtttaaatataaAACCATCATGTATATGCATCATTATCATCGTCATCATCATAGGCATATCTCTTATCGACTAGTAATCATAAACAGAGGAAGGCCTAATTAACAAGAGTAGGTTAAGAATCAGGCTGTGAAACCATGGAAAGCTCAAATTGCCTTAGAGAAGCAGGAGGTTGAAGAGAGAGCTAACTCTGAAGAAATGAGATTGTCCCACCCCTGAAGTGGGTTATTATTTTCTGAGCCATCCCACCCTATATGTGTCACGTGCTTCACATCTGTTGGGACCCCTATTTCCATTTCCAGTTCTTCTTCATCCACTGCGAATTTTAGTTAACAAAAATCTTTTTAAGTTCTCATTATATAATGAATAATGCTAtaataactacagaaaataaatgaataaatataaaaataataaaaattttgtaatttcaaatagaatttatgaattttataataaaaataaaaaaataaatgaaaaatatagaaattatgctaattgatattaattaattattaatataattaatttcaagtGGAATTCAAACTTGAGGTTACATATTTTGAAGACGACTTTATTACCATGGGGCAAAATTCTAAATTAATTAGGTAGAAAGGCTGATTACCAAATAATTGAGAGAAGGTCTTGAAACCCTTGACAAGCCTATGAAACCGATCTGATGTATTAGGCTTTGAAACAGCAAGAAATTTCAGTTCATTCTTCATACTCTCAGTGCTTGATAAGCTTTCCTCATCGTCTTCTTTTTTTCCTATatatttccaaaaaaaaaaaaagaaaaataagcatACGAAAAGAATAAGATCAATGCCACAATTAATGATATTGATGGGTTgttagagatagagagagagagacagagagagagacttATTAGAGGTGGGTTAGTGCGATGAGGAGCTGGTGGCTGCTTGGTTCTTCTGGGGTGGTGCACACCAATTGCCACACTTGATTCAGAGACGCAACCAATGGAGAAAGGAAGGAGAACAAGCTTTTCCATTCTATCTCGCATATTTGTTTATCAACAACCaagcaaaaggaaagaaaattatagGGATTAAAGCAAATGCGAAGTGGACTgacatataagaaaaaaaaaattatggggtGGTTGAGGAAAGACAACTACTAGACAAACCTTTGAACTAGGATTTGGGTTTGTTATATTTGTCCATTTGGGTGATGGTCAAGGTGCTGGTAGTGGTGTTGCTGGCTTGGCAACCAAGTTATTATAATTTCACATACAACAGGTCAAGCTACAAATCGAGTTTAGTTGGGTAGAGAGATGGAGATGGGTTTGTTTTGAACGTATAATGttattttcaataattaaaaGGTTTAATTGTATTGGAGTTTAACCTAAATAACAGAGACCAAACATACACGTATGTGCTTCAGAGACATGAAATAATCCAATGTAGGTGGAAATGCTATCTTCAGTACCCTATTAATCGAGTATTTTTCAGAAAAAAAATTACTATCTTTTTGTTTAAGTTGTCTATCTATACTTGCTTCTTTTGTAGTATAAGCCATAACTTTTGATGTATTATCTCTCTAgtatttatttcttttcttttctttaattttgttTCTTGGGATTACTTGGTTTGGACTCTATACCAAACTTGAAGCAGTGAGTGGAATACAAGCAATCTTTACTGTTAAATCTATTAGAGTTCAATTGGATGCGAAGGAGGAGGACCAAACTGCACTTTCTTGATCTTAAAGAAGAAAAACATGATTGATTCTCAGAATAGAATGACAAACAACAGAAAATTTGTTGGAAAAAATAATGTCCTTGTAATGGGGATCACTCCTATAATCATTAGGATAAAGAATAAAAGCTTCAGGAAATTAAGACCTAAACCAAAACCACAAGGAAATAAACTAAGTGGAGATCAAATGATTACAATACTCAATTGGTCCAAAATCCAATTTGCCTTGAATTACAGCTGATAGCTGCAAAAACTGGTGGTAACAGCCATTGCAGGATTTAGCAATAGCATATCATATTCTTAATCACCTTGTCTTTTGATATAAATGATGATCTGCATATACTCTTGCAGCTTATATATTGTAATTACTTCTCACTATATCTTAGACAGCAATTATTGCCCTAAAACAAAATCCCAGCTGAAGCAGAACCTGACTACTATATTAACCTGCAATGATCAGGTCTACTAAAGTAACAGTAATTTGTAGGTAAGTTTCTTGAGTCAGGGATCCAGAAAATTCTTGCATTTGTGGTAAAATTTTCAACTAATGACCTTAGTATCTGCCAATGCCTTTGCTAATTCTTGATCAGTGCAAATCAGACCTGCATTACATCTCCACAAATAACCCTTTTCTTCCCATATTCTTATTTTCTATTGATAAAAATGATGATCTACATCTACTTGTTTTtggatatttcataataaataatagAAGAACAGTATCTCTGTTTCTGTATATTGTATGCCTCTTTGTAATCAGATTATGGTTTCCACGCAGCGAACATAGTCTGCTATAATGTTGGATTTTCTTCTCTGACTGTTAGATATGAAGGTTCTAAAAGCATAAATGTGAAGTGAGATTTTAACAATCAATGTCTGATTAACAGATGCAAGAGGTCTTTGTTATGTTGTGTGTTATTGGCACTCTAATCTATTGCAATATGTATATAAATACTATGCCGCTAGTTAGTTGCTTTTGCTCTATGCAAGAAACTGTTTAGGATTAGGCACAAGAGTATTGTTTTTATGTTGTACATGCACGTTGACATTAATGATATGTATTAGTGCAACATTGTCCTAAATGAGTGAAGTATATATCCATTTCACTCATTTTGGTATTTGAGTTCTTCATTGTA
This sequence is a window from Hevea brasiliensis isolate MT/VB/25A 57/8 chromosome 10, ASM3005281v1, whole genome shotgun sequence. Protein-coding genes within it:
- the LOC131169644 gene encoding CRIB domain-containing protein RIC4-like translates to MRDRMEKLVLLPFSIGCVSESSVAIGVHHPRRTKQPPAPHRTNPPLIRKKEDDEESLSSTESMKNELKFLAVSKPNTSDRFHRLVKGFKTFSQLFVDEEELEMEIGVPTDVKHVTHIGWDGSENNNPLQGWDNLISSELALSSTSCFSKAI